The following nucleotide sequence is from Solidesulfovibrio carbinolicus.
CCGCTTTGCCGCCAGGCCGCTCAGGGCTTGACCCACGGCGTCGAGGATTCCGGGGCTTTGGCCAGTCTGGTCAAGGCGACCCTGGCCCGGGTGTTCGCCCTGGCCGTGGCCGCCGGCCATGGCGGCATGTTCGTGTTTCTGCCGCCCGGCCGGGCCGAGGCCGCCGCCGCCAGGACGCTCCTGTCGCCAGGGGTCGGCGTGGCCTGGCCCAACCTCGGCCGGGTGGCCCAGAATCTGGCCGGCGCGGGCGGTGGCCAGGCCGTGCACCTGGAACAATGGGACACGGCCACCCGGGTGGCGGCCCAGGCCTCGTGCGTGGACGGGGCGGTGATCCTGGACGCCGCCTTGTCGGTGCAGGCCTTTCGGGTGGAACTCTTGGCCCGTGACGAGGACGCCTTGCCGCTTTGTCTGTCGCTGTCGCCCCAGTCCACGGAGCTGGTCCCTACGGCTTCCCTGGACATTGCCGGCTTCGGCACCCGCCACCGTAGCGCCGCCCGCTATGTGGCCAGGGCGTCGGGAGCCGTGGCGGTGGTGGTGTCCCAGGACGGCGAGATGCGGGAATTCGTCCGGCTGCCTGATGGGCGGGTGGGCGTTTGCGGACCGCTGGCCCCCATGTCCGTGTCGGCTCCGGCGGCCTGATGTCCGCATTGGCGCT
It contains:
- a CDS encoding DNA integrity scanning protein DisA nucleotide-binding domain protein codes for the protein MQASTAFAPTSGPAGPLELAARLIPNPSVLSDRGLAALVETAYRASLKREEGRYPSFQLFSPLAGGAEPVLDLRFSPPQPCQLATLHRLSPGIPPGPYAFVVKEGPEGLRLEGVSKVEYSGFAALRGRIDYHGGTQFPGLSLSVSAPGRLRASLVCPDQPALYLELREGRLSVCHDNAFSPIFLPLCRQAAQGLTHGVEDSGALASLVKATLARVFALAVAAGHGGMFVFLPPGRAEAAAARTLLSPGVGVAWPNLGRVAQNLAGAGGGQAVHLEQWDTATRVAAQASCVDGAVILDAALSVQAFRVELLARDEDALPLCLSLSPQSTELVPTASLDIAGFGTRHRSAARYVARASGAVAVVVSQDGEMREFVRLPDGRVGVCGPLAPMSVSAPAA